ACAATCTAGTCATCTTGGCCCAGCACTTTTGTTGCACTCTGTTCTTCCCTTGTCAACACAATCTGCTCCAGCTTGTCTTATAACTTCACAATTCTCCAAACATCAGTTCTATATTTGCTTATGTCCACAGTTTTCCTGAAAAAAACATAGGTCATATTTGGAAATCTCTCACCTGCCTTGACTGCATGGAATTAGAGCCATAAGTGTCTGTAATTAGTGAACCTTCATCCAAAATATGAGGAACCAATTCCATTTCGAGGAATGTACTCAAGGAggggaacttttttttaactgtttttaaggtttatttcttAGTGGGACAAATTTTAGATTGATTCTACCATGGAAGTTACAACTCTGGGAGTTACatctacatatataaatatattttttgagtacCAATTCAGCTGAACCTTCAGACGACTTTGTGTAACGGAAGGAGGGGAACTTTTAAGATCTGAGTTAAGATGGTGGGATAGTAGGGGACCCTAATTTCATTTGGTCCCTGGAATTCAGCTAGACAGTTATCGGATTATTCTGGACACCTGCAAAATCAAccagagatctgagaaaagaattctacaaatagaaaaatgaccactttttgcaaggtaggaggtgcagagatgtgaatccaaggtgatatcTCAGAAAATAAACCACAAGACTATTGtgagttctgtgaaatgtgtaagcctgatgattcacagacctgtacccctggggcaaataatatattatatgttaatataaattaataaataaattaatgaaaaaatacaaaaagaaaaaaaaagaaaagaaaccatggGGCAGAGAGCCTCCATAAACTGGGAACTGGAAAGTGGTataagcagcagagcacaaaatcagaacttttagaagtctggtCCAGTGGAAGACATCCCTATTTGAAACGCACTCAGCAGGTGAAGGGGGACAGAATCCCAAGTGGGACAACATGGTCTCTGGATCCCCAGGGTCACAAAaagaactggggtgcctgagcATGGTGGAGTTCCCAAATACTGGAGTAGGGAAGCCAGTTGCAGACAGGGTGCCCAGGCACCTACTGTCTGCTTGATGTTGCCATAAACCAGGAACCACTGCACAGTCAGGTTACTGCTTTCCAAGCAGAGACCCAAAAAGAGGCAGAACCATAGCAAACCCACCTTTTCCCCCCAGGATGAGGAGTGCAGGGTGTGTCGCAGGAGTCCCTAAAGTTTAGAGACTTGAAAAGGGGTCACATGCCtgagaaaaaaatgctcaatCACAGGCTGGGGGAACAGAGTtctgacagagacagggagacaagagtgactgactgcttttctgtgagggcCCACTGAAAAGTGGTGGACATGAACATTCAGCTCCAGGGCTAGAGATCAGGGCACCACCATTTTCACCTTGCACATTGGTTCCAGAGCCATTTACACTGAGCCTGGCCCCCTGGCAAGGGGGTTGCAATTGCACCTGGGCAaagactcatgctctctctctctctctctcataaataaataaataaaatatttttttaaatgcacgctctaactgctaggataaacaAGGCAGAATAGAGAGTcaatgatatagaagacaaaatggtgGAGAATAAGAAAGATAAGAGAAAGAGatataaacaactactggatcatgaggggagagtTTGAGAAATCAGCAataccataaagtgaaaaaatattagaataattggggtccccagagaaagaacaaagagagagaggggcaggaggtttatttaaacaaattatagctgagaacttccgtAACCTGGGGGAAAAATAGGCATtcatctaggaggcacagagaacccccctcaaaatcaataaaaataaatcaacacccttgccacatgggggcttaagtgggtaggagaaaaatcaatgaaacaagatgggattgggagggagacaaaccataagtgactcttaatctcacaaaacaaactgagggttgctggggggaggggggtcgggagaaggggggtggggttatgaacactggggagggtaggtgctttggtgagtgatgtgaagtgtgtaaacctggcgattcacagacctgtacccctggggataaaaatatgtttataaaaaataaaaaaaattgcccGGAAGCGAGGTTCGTGACAGCGATGTTTCCCTTCTTTAAGATCTTGGTGGATAAAATAAAGCAGACATAATTCATCTCTAGAAAGATTATTTATACCCTggcatttgaaatgttttatatttagtgtcataggaaaaatggaaaaagggaaAGTAAATAGTGATGGAAAACCAGACCCAGAAAATTCCCTGGACTTTTCTGAACACTTTAACCTGCTTGAATTGTTGGAAACACATGGGCACCTTATTCCCACTGGTACCCAAAGTCTCTGGGTAGGGAATTCTGATGAAGACGAGGAAcaagatgaaaaaactgaagagTGGTAtcaattgcaagaaaaaaaagatggaaaaagatccAAGCAAATTGCCTCTTTGGGCCGCAGAAAAAAATCGGCTTACTACAGTGCGGAGACCACTGTCTGAAAAGGCCACCCGTGTGAACACTAGAGACGAAGACGAATATACCCCTCTCCATCGAGCAGCCTACAGTGGACACTTAGATGTGGTACGCGAGCTGATTGTACAAGGGGCAGATGTCCACGCGGTGACTGTGGATGGCTGGACGCCGCTGCACAGTGTTTGTAAGTGGAATAACACCAGAGTCGCTTCTTTCTTACTCCAGCATGATGCAGATATCAACGTCCAAACAAAAGGCCTCCTGACCCCCTTACACCTCGCCACTGGGAATAGGGACAGCAAAGATACCCTGGAGCTCCTCCTCATGAACCGCTACATCAAACCGGGTCTGAAGaacaacttggaagaaatggCCTTTGATATTGCCAGGCGGACACGTGTCTATCACTACCTCTTTGAAATTGTGGAAGGCTGCACAAATTCTTCACCTCAGTCATAACAGTTCTAATAATCCTCTGAAGTTTCCAAGTACCAGTGCCTCCTTTGTGTGAGATAGGACATATGCCCATGATATAAAGTTGACATCAAAAGTTTTGCGACAGAAATTCAGTGGTACACATTCGAATGCCCTTCCCAGTGAAATGCCTAACCTTGATGTcaaaatgtatttgaaagttgtttgGCTATACCTTTACTGATCTATGTggactttgtaatttttttttcaatttatttattttcagaaaaacagtattcattattttttcaccacacccagtgctccatgcaagctgtgccctctataatacccaccacctggtaccccaacctcccaccccccgccactgcaaacccctcagattgtttttcagagtccatagtctctcatggttcatctccccttccaatttacccaaaagcacataccctccccaatgtccataaccctaccccccttttatCAGAAATAATTTTAACACGCTTCTACTTAACAACTTGTAACAGGTTGTACAGAAAAACTAATGATATTTTTGGTGCTGATCCAAgagaagtgtatttttaaatacagccCCCGCCCCATCCTGGGTCTTTGTGCAGTATTTAGTATATTGACATGTATTTTTATAAGGTGAGATAACTCAGAATTTAATTGAAAAATCTCTAGTATACTGGTGCAGTTCAGCCATCTCCACATCACGATAgccatttgctttcattttaaatggTAAGAACTCAATTTTTAGTGACTTGAATGgtcacaagtttaaaaaaaaacattaaagaagatTAGATCTTTATCTTTTCGAGTGTAGACCATTTTCAGCAAAGTAGTTAACTAAAGTGTTTAGCCCGTGAATGTTACATAACTGCCTCCGCAACCACAGTTCACACAATCCTGTGGACGGCCCTACCTCACCCTGGTCAACCCACACTATCCTTCTTCCATTAGTTGAGTAGGCGTGACCTTTCAGACATGCGCACAACTCTACCTTGGTCCAAGTGATCGTACTATATGTGCTCACCAACTGGTTTTACCTGCCTAATCCTGTTGTTTGGGGCACTGCTCAGATGGTCTCTCTAGTTCACAGGAAGTCTCGGTTTTCCAAGGTCCTCCTTTTATCTGAATCCTACAAAGGCAAAGAGACGAGGGAAAAGGAATTCGAAGAGTGAAAGGATGATGATTATATTGGGGCTAGATTATAAGTGgctcaggtttttaaaaagccacagtgTGGATAGTGACACGAGCATAAatagaaatattcagaaaaaaattaaagttttgaacaacaacaacaaaaaaatttttttaaataaaaaatttaaaaaaaataaataaatcaacaccCTGATATGTATTAGTGAAGCTTGCAACTTTTAGAGATAAAGAGAcaatcctaaaagcagctcaaGACAGATGTCCTTAATTCACAAGGGTAGAAATATAAGGCTGGCAGCAGACTCGTACATAGAGACCTGGCAGCCTGAAAGGATGGGCATGATATACTCAGGATGctacatgagaaaaatatgcaggcaAGGTCatttagaagagaaagagagataaagagctttaagaatatacagaaactaaaagattttgtgatcactaaaccagaaCTGAGAGAAATACTACAGAGGATCCtttaaggaagagagagaccaAAGGTAATATAGACCAGAccggaacagagacaatatacagaaacagagaCTTTATGGGTAATACAGTGGCAGAAAGTTCATATTTTCCAACAATTACTTGGAAGGTAAATGgtctaaatgttccaatcaaaagacacagtgtattaGGTTGGATAAAAAATAATACCCATAAACTCACTGATACACTGCTTATAAGATACTCACTTGAGACCCAGAGGCACCTCCAGATTGAAGGTGAGAAGGTGGataaccatttatcatgctaatggacatcaaaagacaGCTGGGGTAGCCATCCTTTTATCAgacaaattaaaaagattttaataagatttgaaggggggcatctgcatggctcagtcaggtggGTATCTGTATTCATCTctagtcatgatcctggggtcctaggatcaaaccccacatctagttctctgctcaactgggagtctgcttgtccctctccctctgcccctcacattcttttctctatctctctctcaaataaataaataaaggccttttttaaaagaaagagttgGGCAAGGACtctatatcataattaagggtCTATCCAactagaagatctaacaattataaatatttatgccccaaacTTGGGAGCAGGTAATtttataaaccaaataataacaaaattttaaaaaacacattggAGAGGAGACAAGGtgatggggaagtaggaggaggcgccctttcaacctgtaccataaagtgagctgattaccttacaaagaactctgatcacccacaaaatcagcctgagtggagaagtgtctgttcatatcttcttccc
This genomic interval from Neovison vison isolate M4711 chromosome 1, ASM_NN_V1, whole genome shotgun sequence contains the following:
- the LOC122900707 gene encoding LOW QUALITY PROTEIN: ankyrin repeat domain-containing protein 49-like (The sequence of the model RefSeq protein was modified relative to this genomic sequence to represent the inferred CDS: deleted 1 base in 1 codon), translated to MEKGKVNSDGKPDPENSLDFSEHFNLLELLETHGHLIPTGTQSLWVGNSDEDEEQDEKTEEWYQLQEKKMEKDPSKLPLWAAEKNRLTTVRRPLSEKATRVNTRDEDEYTPLHRAAYSGHLDVVRELIVQGADVHAVTVDGWTPLHSVCKWNNTRVASFLLQHDADINVQTKGLLTPLHLATGNRDSKDTLELLLMNRYIKPGLKNNLEEMAFDIARRTRVYHYLFEIVEGCTNSSPQS